A genome region from Solanum pennellii chromosome 12, SPENNV200 includes the following:
- the LOC107005243 gene encoding GATA transcription factor 16-like has protein sequence MVDTSDKVQETGEMVGQNQTPERVSSETNQKTCVDCGTTKTPLWRGGPAGPKSLCNACGIRSRKKRRALLGLNKDDKKSKKSSTKSGVNHHQQNQSSNSSSSTSSSGESTSNVIVKNECIPYKKRLLHFDREVGLQRPRSNSTHRRKLGEEEQAAFLLMALSCGSVYA, from the exons ATGGTGGATACAAGTGACAAA GTTCAAGAAACTGGTGAGATGGTTGGGCAAAATCAAACCCCAGAAAGGGTTTCATCAGAGACTAACCAAAAAACTTGTGTTGATTGTGGAACCACAAAAACTCCTCTGTGGAGAGGTGGACCTGCTGGACCTAAG TCATTGTGTAATGCATGTGGAATAAGGAGCAGGAAGAAGAGAAGAGCTCTTTTGGGATTGAACAAAGACGACAAGAAATCAAAGAAATCTTCGACTAAGAGCGGTGTTAATCATCATCAACAGAACCAGAGTAGCAACAGCAGTAGCAGTACAAGCAGCAGTGGAGAAAGTACGAGTAATGTAATAGTGAAGAACGAATGCATTCCATATAAGAAACGATTACTGCATTTTGATCGAGAAGTTGGTTTGCAAAGACCAAGATCAAACTCTACACACAGAAGGAAGTTAGGTGAAGAAGAACAAGCAGCATTCTTGTTGATGGCTCTTTCATGTGGTTCTGTTTATGCTTAG
- the LOC107006592 gene encoding two-component response regulator ARR2, translating into MSTSGACMNSGEFSGEFPTFRLLVVDDDTFYLNNLEQTLKKCQYEVTTCNRAEDALSLLRDNKNNFHLVIIDVHMPDMDGFELLKHIALEMNLPVVMMSADDSRSVAMKCVIDGAHYCLIKPVSMESLQNIWQHIVRHNKDEWKCQILDQSGNVEQPKEVEYSCVTNEVRLKSSKKKRAEEYEMEERSDTTTLKKARTTWSTELHRKFLEAVDFYGINKAVPKKILERMNVAGLKREQIASHLQKHRLIQRKNQSEQNNACMGDPEATIGTMSNRFQPLAPISQFPAQNLAIWGRPATNSPMFVPLADQRNHFSFENPMLRYQGQQQMNNRNEQVNLLYGIPTAVEQNPSYLGMNTPVGWISQPQLQAHNMLRESNKFLSQNGLVHNPRDSMYNQVPQASSSAIDCSLNQNISFAGNTFPMSGNSATSTTKEDVNSDDIFNELYQENVGSTLNTSYHSSIHHGIWSMEQSGQNVNSNTLIAEAVLCSGQENGHVNPVSRPHVSSYQSATFPEPSDQDLMSAMLEQQQQESDEPVAYAQFGDDNEDALGNFPT; encoded by the exons ATGTCTACTTCCGGTGCATGTATGAACTCCGGCGAGTTTTCCGGCGAGTTCCCGACGTTCCGGTTGCTAGTGGTGGATGATGATAcgttttatttaaataacttgGAACAAACACTTAAGAAGTGTCAATATGAAG TCACCACGTGTAATCGAGCAGAGGATGCATTGTCATTGCTACGCgataacaaaaacaactttcaCTTGGTTATTATCGATGTCCACATGCCAGACATGGATGGTTTTGAACTTCTTAAGCATATTGCTCTGGAGATGAACCTGCCTGTTGTAA TGATGTCTGCAGATGATAGTCGAAGTGTAGCTATGAAATGTGTGATTGATGGTGCACATTATTGTCTTATCAAACCGGTGAGCATGGAGTCACTACAGAACATTTGGCAACACATTGTTCGACATAATAAGGACGAGTGGAAGTGCCAGATTTTGGATCAATCAGGAAATGTGGAACAACCGAAAGAAGTTGAGTATTCATGTGTAACTAATGAAGTGAGGTTGAAAAGCTCAAAGAAGAAAAGGGCAGAGGAATATGAAATGGAAGAAAGGAGTGATACGACCACATTGAAGAAGGCACGTACGACTTGGTCAACAGAACTTCATAGAAAGTTTTTAGAAGCTGTCGACTTTTATGGAATCAACA AGGCAGTTCCCAAGAAAATTCTGGAACGGATGAATGTTGCGGGGCTAAAAAGAGAACAAATTGCTAGCCATCTTCAG AAACACAGACTGATTCAACGGAAGAATCAGAGTGAACAGAATAATGCTTGCATGGGAGATCCGGAAGCAACCATTGGGACAATGTCTAATCGTTTTCAACCTCTTGCTCCTATTAGTCAATTTCCCGCTCAAAATCTTGCCATATGGGGTAGGCCTGCAACAAATTCTCCGATGTTTGTTCCATTAGCAGACCAGAGAAACCATTTTAGCTTTGAAAATCCCATGTTGCGATATCAAGGTCAGCAACAGATGAACAATCGAAATGAGCAAGTGAACTTGCTTTATGGAATCCCAACAGCTGTGGAACAAAATCCGTCCTACTTGGGTATGAATACGCCAGTAGGATGGATTTCTCAACCACAGTTACAAGCTCATAATATGCTAAGAGAATCCAACAAGTTCCTATCTCAGAATGGTCTCGTTCACAATCCACGAGATAGTATGTACAATCAGGTTCCTCAAGCATCATCTTCAGCGATAGACTGCTCATTGAATCAAAACATATCGTTTGCAGGAAACACCTTTCCTATGAGTGGTAATTCAGCAACATCAACAACCAAGGAAGATGTTAACTCTGATGATATTTTCAACGAGCTGTATCAGGAAAATGTTGGATCAACCCTGAATACGTCTTATCATTCTAGTATACACCACGGAATCTGGTCAATGGAGCAGAGTGGACAGAATGTAAATAGTAATACTCTCATCGCAGAAGCAGTTCTCTGTAGCGGGCAAGAAAATGGACATGTTAATCCTGTGTCTCGTCCACATGTCTCAAGCTATCAGAGTGCCACTTTTCCTGAGCCATCTGATCAGGACCTCATGAGCGCCATGCTCGAGCAG CAACAACAAGAAAGTGATGAACCGGTTGCATATGCTCAGTTTGGTGACGACAATGAGGATGCATTAGGAAATTTTCCAACGTAA
- the LOC107005364 gene encoding protein DEHYDRATION-INDUCED 19 homolog 4-like — MDSDSWIRLSTSSRRHQSRSDFYNIIEEYEGEEESRPEFLCPFCGEDFDVVGLCCHIDEEHAIEAKNGICPVCAKRVGTNLVGHITQQHGNILKVQRKRRFRRGGPNSTLSIIRKELREGSLQSILRGSSHLVSSTSADPDPLLSSFISSSASVDEPSEVRPLSSVDEALAACSTQESAVENLSDRNIQPTPISEEDQVEKARKCEFVQGLLLSTFLEDDDF; from the exons ATGGATTCTGATTCGTGGATTCGTCTTTCTACTTCTTCACGACGTCACCAATCTCGATCAG ACTTCTATAATATCATAGAAGAGTATGAGGGTGAAGAGGAGTCAAGGCCGGAGTTCCTGTGCCCTTTTTGTGGCGAggattttgatgttgttggccTTTGCTGTCATATTGATGAAGAGCATGCTATTGAGGCTAAGAATGGG ATATGCCCCGTTTGTGCTAAAAGGGTCGGGACAAATTTGGTTGGCCATATTACGCAGCAACATGGAAATATACTGAAG GTTCAGCGCAAGAGACGATTTCGAAGGGGTGGACCTAATTCAACTCTTTCTATTATAAGAAAAGAGCTGAGAGAAGGAAGTCTACAATCCATTCTCAGGGGATCCTCCCATTTGGTTTCTTCCACCAGTGCAGATCCTGATCCCTTGTTATCTTCATTCATTAGCAGCTCAGCTTCGGTTGATGAACCTTCTGAAGTTCGACCTCTGTCTTCGGTTGATGAAGCTTTAGCAGCATGCTCAACACAAGAAAGCGCTGTTGAGAACTTGTCTGACAG AAATATTCAGCCAACTCCAATATCTGAAGAAGACCAAGTAGAGAAGGCAAGGAAATGTGAGTTTGTGCAAGGGCTTCTGCTATCGACTTTCCTTGAAGACGACGACTTCTAA